The following are from one region of the Vicugna pacos chromosome 9, VicPac4, whole genome shotgun sequence genome:
- the LOC140697996 gene encoding F-box only protein 27-like gives MKFGKGSSLLKVTQLNSVHGKVRPRGSLRPRRGSAAGVCGEHSGKELRWVAGKDQLRDCGLEERIRGGEDTEVADSVWELTVLGDSLPWRGDHGCFTLQGQADRGSPVVSEPKEALGLSQLPPELLLAVLSLLPPRTLLGRCRQVCRRWRALVDAPGLWLKILARDHRALWPVVRSCLPRADAASACLLGRFCARGPIGRNLLCKREREDGFQKWMRLSDGDDWPEEENCQVIPGLPYLTYLLSAYRCCYNKKVLDLEEEGFWPELLDSGKMEIYVSHRWTDQQGTNCVYQLIAQILDANHVILDHFSPKPYPIRQCRNNVIFEVSHVFSNLKTGVRFVSLEHWIWDMELYSEHCGIYLPDSSVIVQVRPS, from the exons ATGAAGTTTGGGAAGGGCAGCAgcctgctcaaagtcacacagctgaacAGCGTCCACGGCAAG GTTAGACCTCGCGGTTCCCTGAGGCCACGGAGAGGGTCGGCTGCTGGGGTCTGTGGTGAGCACAGTGGGAAGGAGTTGAGATGGGTGGCTGGCAAGGACCAGCTGCGAGACTGCGGACTTGAGGAGAGAATTCGAGGTGGTGAGGATACGGAGGTGGCTGATAGCGTTTGGGAGCTGACAGTCTTGGG GGACAGCCTACCCTGGCGAGGAGATCATGGGTGTTTTACCCTCCAGGGGCAGGCTGATCGGGGTTCCCCCGTGGTTTCCGAGCCCAAGGAAGCGCTGGGCCTGAGCCAGCTGCCCCCGGAGCTGCTCCTGGCGGTGCTGAGCCTCCTGCCCCCGCGCACGCTGCTCGGCCGCTGCCGCCAGGTGTGCCGGCGCTGGCGCGCCCTGGTGGACGCCCCGGGCCTGTGGCTGAAGATCCTGGCCCGGGACCACCGCGCCCTGTGGCCGGTCGTCCGCAGCTGCCTGCCGCGCGCCGACGCCGCCAGTGCCTGCCTCCTGGGCCGCTTCTGCGCGCGCGGACCCATCGGACGCAACCTGCTGTGCAAACgtgagagagaag ATGGCTTCCAGAAATGGATGAGGCTGAGCGATGGGGACGACTGGCCAGAGGAGGAAAACTGTCAGGTCATTCCTGGACTCCCTTATCTGACCTACCTCCTATCTGCCTACAG GTGTTGTTACAACAAGAAAGTATTGGACTTGGAGGAGGAGGGTTTCTGGCCAGAACTCCTGGATAGTGGCAAGATGGAGATTTACGTCTCCCACAG GTGGACAGACCAACAAGGCACGAACTGTGTCTATCAGCTAATTGCCCAGATTCTTGATGCCAACCACGTCATCTTGGACCATTTCTCTCCTAAACCTTATCCCATCCGGCAGTGTAGAAACAATGTCATCTTTGAG GTCAGCCATGTGTTCTCCAACCTCAAGACGGGCGTCCGCTTTGTGTCTCTTGAACACTGGATCTGGGATATGGAGCTCTACTCTGAACATTGTGGAATCTATTTGCCCGACTCCAGTGTGATCGTGCAGGTCCGTCCGTCCTAG
- the LOC116282276 gene encoding F-box only protein 27-like yields MQGAPGPGEEPIRASASRGRPAPQPEPEEALGLSQLPPELLLAVLSLLPPRTLLGRCRQVCRRWRALVDAPGLWLKILARDHRALWPVVRSYAFQMWTMLSGGDGWAEEENYEVLPGAPSQTSFPSTYRWCHKKETLDLEEEGLWLELLDSGKAEICVSHWWTDRQGTDCMYQLTVQLLDANRAVLDHFALVSFPIQQHRNSVIFEMSHVFSNLKTGVRFVSLEHWI; encoded by the exons ATGCAGG GGGCACCCGGGCCAGGCGAGGAGCCCATACGTGCCTCTGCCTCCAGGGGCAGGCCGGCTCCGCAGCCCGAACCCGAGGAGGCGCTGGGCCTGAGCCAGCTGCCCCCGGAGCTGCTCCTGGCGGTGCTGAGCCTCCTGCCCCCGCGCACGCTGCTCGGCCGCTGCCGCCAGGTGTGCCGGCGCTGGCGCGCCCTGGTGGACGCCCCGGGCCTGTGGCTGAAGATCCTGGCCCGGGACCACCGCGCCCTGTGGCCGGTCGTCCGCAGCT ATGCCTTCCAGATGTGGACGATGCTGAGCGGTGGGGATggctgggcagaggaggaaaactATGAGGTCCTGCCTGGGGCGCCTTCCCAGACCAGCTTCCCATCTACCTACAG ATGGTGTCACAAGAAGGAAACGTtggacctggaggaggagggtcTGTGGCTGGAACTCCTGGATAGTGGCAAGGCTGAGATTTGTGTCTCTCACTG GTGGACAGACCGACAAGGCACTGACTGTATGTATCAACTAACCGTCCAGCTTCTAGATGCCAACAGGGCCGTCCTGGACCACTTCGCTCTTGTGTCTTTTCCCATTCAGCAGCATAGAAACAGTGTCATCTTTGAG ATGAGCCATGTATTCTCCAACCTCAAGACGGGTGTCCGCTTTGTGTCTCTTGAACACTGGATCTAG